One genomic region from Athalia rosae chromosome 3, iyAthRosa1.1, whole genome shotgun sequence encodes:
- the LOC105686870 gene encoding UDP-glycosyltransferase UGT5 produces MLRHSLVLIVICLIGGIIRVGDGYRILGIFPAPSISHQVVFRALMIGLKEAGHEVVVITSNPMNDPTLKNYTEIDVSFTYKDFKVNHFENRANGIHWIDWFGTGHDVFVHMTDGIFSCPQVKKLYAPDSNEKFDLVIVEMHYWPGLFTLAHRFDAPLIGISSLDIPLNAHYAIGNPILSADIMNWELDFMVSGELSFWRRLQAFFTTWRHLYWYRNEYLTIQQGIAEKHLGNGIPHIAEVENNVSLVLINCQFPITFARPYVPNVIMMGGLHLAKQDQELPKDLKKFMDDATDGFVYMSLGTNAKSALMPNQTLDAIKSAFSRLPYKVLWKYEDDFLPGKPENVFTMKWLPQQAVLAHPNLKVFVYQGGLQSTEEAITNAVPVIGLPVLADQDSNVDKMVQLGTGKKLEITKLDADEMLQAITDVASDKSYKQKMIDTRTLMNDKSHNALENAIWWVEYVIRYKGAPHLHSTAADLPWYKRQDMDMIAFVTAAFFLILNLALFISYQLCKGTMFRNVKPAEEKIRKRKKIN; encoded by the exons ATGTTACGACACTCGCTCGTATTGATAGTGATCTGTTTAATTGGTGGAATTATTCGCGTGGGAGATGGTTACAGAATTTTGGGAATATTTCCGGCACCCTCGATCAGTCATCAGGTTGTTTTTCGCGCACTTATGATCGGCTTGAAGGAAGCGGGCCACGAAGTCGTCGTGATAACTTCGAACCCCATGAACGATCCAACGTTGAAAAACTACACCGAGATCGACGTCTCTTTCACTTACAAAGATTTCAAGGTGAAtcatttcgaaaatcgagCCAATGGGATTCACTGGATCGATTGGTTCGGCACCGGTCACGACGTCTTCGTCCACATGACGGATGGAATTTTCAGTTGTCCACAAGTGAAAAAGTTGTACGCGCCCGACAgtaacgaaaaattcgatctGGTCATTGTTGAGATGCATTACTGGCCGGGACTCTTCACTCTCGCTCATCGTTTCGACGCACCTCTGATAG GTATATCGTCGTTGGATATACCTTTGAACGCTCACTATGCGATCGGAAATCCCATACTGTCGGCCGACATCATGAATTGGGAACTTGACTTTATGGTCAGCGGAGAATTGTCTTTTTGGCGGAGGTTGCAGGCTTTTTTCACCACTTGGAGGCATCTCTATTGGTACAGAAACGAGTACTTGACCATACAGCAGGGTATCGCCGAGAAACATTTAGGCAATGGGATTCCACATATAGCCGAAGTCGAGAACAACGTCAGCCTCGTTTTGATTAATTGCCAATTTCCAATCACCTTTGCTCGACCGTATGTACCGAACGTAATCATGATGGGAGGACTCCACCTTGCCAAGCAAGATCAGGAGTTGCCAAAA gatctgaaaaaattcatggaCGATGCCACGGACGGTTTCGTTTACATGAGCCTTGGCACCAACGCTAAAAGTGCCTTAATGCCCAATCAAACACTGGATGCCATCAAATCCGCATTTTCAAGGCTACCGTACAAAGTCTTGTGGAAATATGAAGATGATTTTCTACCTGGCAAACCCGAAAATGTTTTCACCATGAAGTGGCTACCGCAGCAGGCTGTTCTGG CGCACCCAAACTTGAAAGTTTTCGTCTATCAAGGAGGTCTTCAGAGCACAGAAGAGGCCATCACCAACGCCGTACCTGTGATCGGACTTCCGGTTCTCGCTGATCAAGATTCGAATGTCGATAAAATGGTTCAACTAGGCACAGGAAAGAAACTGGAAATCACCAAGCTCGACGCTGACGAAATGTTACAAGCCATCACGGACGTTGCCAGTGACAAAAG TTACAAGCAAAAGATGATCGACACGCGCACCCTGATGAACGACAAGTCGCACAATGCGTTGGAAAATGCGATTTGGTGGGTAGAGTACGTAATTCGTTACAAAGGCGCTCCGCATTTGCATTCAACGGCAGCTGATCTTCCATGGTACAAGCGACAGGATATGGATATGATTGCTTTTGTTACTGCCGCATTCTTtctgattttaaatttagcGCTATTCATCTCATATCAGCTGTGCAAGGGCACAATGTTCCGTAATGTCAAACCTGCGGAGGAAAAGATAAggaaacgcaaaaaaataaattaa